From the genome of Papaver somniferum cultivar HN1 chromosome 2, ASM357369v1, whole genome shotgun sequence, one region includes:
- the LOC113351877 gene encoding uncharacterized protein LOC113351877, with translation MKKNKGKHKQRICDHTYYPYRDISVFVVNSKLNLLFPHMDRDRIDLKEFEKMLRVKLHLDETEIPNLYWTIDPCLPEYLVTNEDLFKFWEHAVPDDKGFICLQMSVMNSEFRNDNDFIKDAMEQPVVTIDETPKKAPKRIAKKPVSKEKSVKISPTRRSPRLHAQSKNENSNGGASRKLLFMDLLNEVESQGFSCLSQATVVGSSSTPVDSFNHDYWVDEVNNTAAGDNTDAGDKTDAGDKANAGDKTDTGDKTDAGDKANAGDKTDTGDKTDAGDNSDGDDEDNVVLENTTVDECHPIEDPNAPPTVTTWRVYNLLAHFYVLNF, from the exons atgaagaagaataaggggaAGCACAAGCAGCGGATATG TGACCATACATATTATCCATATAGAGATATCAGTGTGTTTGTTGTGAATAGTAAACTTAATTTGCTATTCCCTCACATGGATAGAGATAGAATTGACCTTAAGGAATTTGAGAAGATGTTGCGTGTTAAGTTGCAtcttgatgaaacagaaattccaaATTTATATTGGACCATAGACCCATGTCTGCCTGAGTATTTGGTTACAAATGAAGACTTGTTTAAGTTTTGGGAGCATGCTGTACCTGATGATAAAGGGTTCATATGTTTACAAATGAGTGTAATGAATTCAGAATTTAGGAATGACAATGACTTCATTAAGGATGCAATGGAACAACCAGTAGTAACAATTGATGAGACTCCTAAGAAGgcacctaagaggattgctaagaAGCCAGTTTCAAAGGAAAAGTCAGTAAAGATATCACCTACAAGGAGATCACCAAGGTTGCATGCTCAATCAAAGAATGAAAACTCAAATGGAGGAGCATCTAGGAAGTTGTTGTTCATGGATCTGTTAAATGAAGTGGAATCTCAGGgtttttcttgcctaagtcaagcCACTGTTGTTGGTTCTAGCAGTACACCAGTTGATAGCTTTAATCATGATTACTGGGTTGATGAAGTAAACAACACTGCtgcaggggataacactgatgcaggggataagactgatgcaggggataaggctaatgcaggggataagactgatacaggggataagactgatgcaggggataaggctaatgcaggggataagactgatacaggggataagactgatgcaggggacaatagtgatggtgatgatgaggacaatgtggTGCTAGAGAACACTACTGTAGATGAATGTCACCCCATTGAAGACCCAAATGCTCCACCAACTGTTACTACCTGGAGAGTTTATAACCTTTTGGCTCATTTTTATGTGTTGAACTTCTGA